A single region of the Lacipirellulaceae bacterium genome encodes:
- a CDS encoding TIM barrel protein, with product MSKLPSVILSGFADEAANHKTAVEQFAAFAALGLQYYSLRFVDVGNGVKNVMQLTKSEITKLRHLEDEYGMNVASIGSPIGKVKLVNEEDGTKNRYVPFKKYLKSEVQKACEMAHAFETKLIRGFSFYHPKDQDPWEYLPQAVDQLGEIAEVCHRSDLTFGLEVEANLIGQTGQLMAELHRKVNHPAMVTIFDGANIVSQGYNTNDCVEQYHAMKPSLGWMHIKDYRDPRLKKPVGHVNEEMLKNFVPADEGDSGHVQILTDFAEEIPKLERRLKRRGIPGVILDLEPHLKGGGQYGGFSGPDGMSIALKALCRVLDYVGIDYHLRDFDDVKAARGF from the coding sequence ATGTCCAAACTCCCCAGCGTTATTCTCTCCGGTTTTGCTGACGAAGCGGCCAATCACAAGACTGCTGTCGAGCAATTTGCTGCTTTCGCGGCTCTAGGATTACAGTACTACAGTTTGCGATTCGTCGACGTAGGGAACGGCGTGAAAAACGTGATGCAGCTCACCAAGAGCGAGATCACAAAGCTTCGCCATCTGGAAGACGAGTACGGCATGAATGTCGCCTCGATTGGCTCACCAATCGGTAAGGTGAAGCTCGTTAACGAAGAGGATGGCACCAAGAACCGCTACGTACCGTTCAAGAAATACTTGAAGAGCGAAGTGCAGAAAGCTTGCGAAATGGCACACGCTTTCGAGACGAAACTCATCCGGGGTTTTTCCTTCTACCACCCCAAAGACCAAGATCCTTGGGAGTATCTCCCCCAGGCGGTCGACCAACTCGGCGAGATCGCGGAAGTCTGTCACCGGAGCGATCTGACGTTTGGTCTTGAGGTGGAAGCAAATCTCATTGGCCAGACGGGCCAGTTGATGGCCGAGCTTCATCGCAAAGTGAATCATCCGGCAATGGTGACGATCTTCGACGGTGCGAACATCGTCAGCCAGGGATACAACACGAATGATTGCGTCGAGCAATACCACGCGATGAAACCCAGCTTAGGCTGGATGCATATCAAGGATTATCGCGACCCACGGCTGAAGAAGCCGGTTGGGCATGTCAACGAAGAGATGCTCAAAAACTTCGTCCCCGCTGATGAAGGGGATAGTGGGCACGTCCAAATTCTTACTGACTTCGCCGAGGAAATCCCCAAGTTGGAGCGTCGTCTAAAACGGCGTGGCATCCCAGGGGTGATTCTTGACCTGGAGCCCCATCTCAAAGGTGGCGGTCAGTATGGCGGGTTCAGCGGTCCTGATGGCATGAGCATCGCTCTCAAGGCGCTTTGCCGTGTGCTGGACTACGTCGGCATCGACTACCATCTGCGTGACTTCGACGACGTCAAGGCAGCGCGGGGCTTTTGA
- the queF gene encoding preQ(1) synthase gives MSESRSLLETFENQFPHRDYKIEIVAPEFTSVCPKTGQPDFGTITITYTPNKKCVELKSLKFYLQSYRNEGIFYEMVTNTIVDDLAMVLEPRWLKVEAAFGARGGITETVVVQHTSAV, from the coding sequence ATGAGTGAGTCACGCAGTTTATTGGAAACCTTTGAGAACCAGTTCCCGCATCGCGATTACAAGATCGAAATCGTCGCCCCCGAGTTTACATCCGTTTGCCCTAAGACGGGCCAGCCGGACTTTGGCACGATTACCATCACGTATACGCCCAACAAGAAGTGCGTTGAACTGAAGAGCCTCAAGTTCTATCTGCAAAGCTATCGGAACGAAGGGATCTTCTACGAGATGGTTACCAACACAATCGTCGATGATTTGGCGATGGTCCTCGAACCCCGCTGGTTGAAGGTCGAAGCTGCTTTCGGGGCGCGAGGCGGAATCACCGAGACGGTGGTGGTGCAACACACATCCGCTGTTTAA
- the queC gene encoding 7-cyano-7-deazaguanine synthase QueC has protein sequence MPNTPKPAVALLSGGLDSATTAAIAKSEGYQVHGLSIDYGQRHRFELESASKVATALDLASHRILKIDLACLGGSALTADIDVPQGRSDDEISEGIPITYVPARNTVMLSLALAQAEVLSSADLFIGVNAVDYSGYPDCRSEFISAFERVANLATKAGVEGSLAFKIHTPLIDLTKSEIVQRGVQLGVDYSLTHTCYSPNEAGVSCGRCDACQLRYQGFQAAGLEDPIEYQQQPT, from the coding sequence ATGCCCAACACGCCGAAACCTGCCGTTGCTTTGCTTTCTGGAGGACTCGATTCCGCCACGACTGCCGCGATTGCCAAGAGCGAAGGCTACCAAGTCCACGGCTTGAGCATCGACTATGGCCAGCGGCACCGCTTTGAACTTGAATCAGCCTCGAAGGTGGCCACGGCCTTGGATTTGGCCTCCCACCGGATACTGAAAATCGACCTGGCCTGCTTAGGAGGAAGCGCCTTGACGGCAGACATTGACGTTCCACAGGGGAGAAGCGACGACGAGATTTCCGAGGGCATCCCCATTACTTACGTTCCCGCACGGAACACGGTGATGCTCTCCCTGGCACTGGCTCAAGCTGAGGTTTTAAGTTCCGCCGATTTGTTCATCGGCGTCAATGCCGTGGACTATAGTGGGTATCCTGATTGCCGAAGTGAGTTCATTTCAGCCTTCGAAAGAGTAGCGAACCTAGCTACCAAAGCAGGCGTGGAAGGTTCCCTTGCGTTCAAAATCCATACGCCGCTGATCGACCTGACCAAGTCAGAGATCGTTCAGCGTGGCGTGCAATTGGGTGTTGACTATTCGCTAACGCACACGTGCTACTCGCCCAACGAAGCTGGTGTTTCCTGTGGGCGTTGCGATGCGTGCCAATTGCGTTATCAAGGATTTCAAGCGGCCGGTCTCGAAGATCCGATTGAGTATCAACAGCAGCCAACTTGA
- a CDS encoding 7-carboxy-7-deazaguanine synthase QueE: protein MKIAEVYKSIQGEGLLTGVHSVFVRASGCNLRCWFCDTPHASWQPEGRDYTVDEIVAEVEEWDCNHVVLTGGEPMLFAEMIPLTKELRKRGKHITIETAGTLYLPVECDLLSLSPKLAGSGPQDVRDARLLRRHERQRDQPEVIAQLLEEYEYQLKFVVDAAADLAEIQEYVSRFPQIQQSRIMLMPQGNSPEELSEKNPWVQAACQQRGWTFCPRRQIEWFGAVRGT from the coding sequence ATGAAAATCGCGGAAGTCTACAAATCGATTCAAGGCGAAGGTTTGCTGACCGGCGTGCATAGCGTGTTCGTCCGCGCTAGTGGCTGCAACCTGCGCTGCTGGTTCTGCGATACGCCCCATGCCTCGTGGCAACCGGAGGGGCGTGACTACACGGTGGATGAGATTGTCGCCGAGGTCGAAGAGTGGGACTGCAACCATGTCGTCCTCACCGGTGGCGAGCCCATGCTGTTCGCCGAAATGATTCCGCTAACAAAAGAGCTACGCAAACGGGGCAAGCACATCACGATTGAAACCGCGGGGACACTCTACCTGCCGGTCGAGTGCGATTTGCTCTCACTCAGTCCAAAACTCGCGGGAAGTGGGCCTCAGGACGTACGCGACGCCCGCTTACTTAGGCGTCATGAGCGGCAGAGGGATCAACCGGAGGTGATTGCACAACTGCTTGAAGAGTACGAGTATCAGCTCAAGTTCGTCGTCGACGCGGCAGCGGACTTGGCTGAGATTCAGGAGTACGTCTCGCGATTTCCTCAGATACAGCAAAGCCGAATCATGTTGATGCCGCAAGGCAATAGCCCTGAGGAACTGTCAGAGAAGAATCCGTGGGTCCAGGCAGCCTGCCAGCAGCGTGGATGGACCTTCTGCCCACGTCGACAGATCGAATGGTTTGGAGCAGTGCGGGGGACGTAG